The proteins below are encoded in one region of Helianthus annuus cultivar XRQ/B chromosome 2, HanXRQr2.0-SUNRISE, whole genome shotgun sequence:
- the LOC110887982 gene encoding uncharacterized protein LOC110887982, with translation MSGATGGDTASHLTEKMQEKIFEEFGKALEASPPQFIDRLQTMILSVVEEKINELKESLTQERDKGKTKTCPYNKFIACKPPIYNGEVDPIVCQLWISDIEGVFERTHCDETDFVAYRTGQLRGQAKDWWDNLKKEQGIEATRTMTWEEFKVPFLRHHSPKAVINKIKEEFIQLRQRGESIDKITGVFLDKLRFCDELVQTEEQKIYYYYNMLSAEYREFMTPSKYGHLTKIVNAAREREIELKKRIERGERKALDANPSPTKKQKPNEIPKKGNTKGGSPQCKICGKAHLGECYFKNKPCPTCGKVGHVASNCPGKVSVCYN, from the coding sequence ATGTCTGGTGCAACCGGAGGTGATACGGCATCTCACCTAACCGAAAAGATGCAGGAAAAGATTTTCGAAGAGTTCGGAAAAGCTCTAGAAGCTAGTCCACCACAGTTCATCGATAGACTACAAACCATGATCTTATCGGTGGTAGAAGAAAAGATTAATGAATTGAAGGAGAGTCTCACGCAAGAAAGAGACAAGGGTAAAACGAAAACATGTCCATATAACAAGTTTATAGCATGTAAACCCCCAATCTATAATGGCGAAGTTGATCCGATCGTTTGTCAACTATGGATTAGCGATATTGAAGGGGTTTTCGAGAGAACCCATTGTGATGAGACCGATTTTGTGGCTTACAGGACTGGTCAATTAAGAGGtcaagcaaaagattggtgggacaATCTTAAAAAGGAACAAGGAATCGAGGCCACGAGAACTATGACGTGGGAAGAATTCAAAGTACCATTCCTTAGACATCACAGCCCAAAAGCCGTGATCAATAAGATCAAAGAAGAGTTTATTCAGTTAAGGCAAAGGGGCGAGTCGATAGATAAGATCACGGGAGTGTTCCTAGACAAGCTCAGATTTTGTGATGAGCTAGTTCAAACAGAAGAGCAGAAGATATACTATTATTACAACATGTTAAGTGCGGAGTatcgggagtttatgactccctcGAAATACGGACATCTTACGAAAATCGTAAATGCCGCACGAGAACGGGAGATTGAGTTGAAGAAACGAATTGAAAGAGGCGAAAGGAAGGCATTGGATGCGAATCCAAGCCCCACGAAGAAGCAAAAGCCAAATGAAATTCCAAAGAAAGGAAACACCAAAGGGGGGTCACCTCAATGCAAGATATGTGGAAAAGCTCATTTGGGCGAATGCTATTTCAAGAATAAACCATGTCCTACTTGTGGGAAAGTGGGACACGTGGCTTCTAATTGCCCGGGAAAAGTGTCGGTGTGCTATAACTGA